The genomic segment TGGATAAATTGATTCGTGTCATGTTGGTCGAAGACAACGTGGAATACCGCGAGGTCATTCGGTTGGCGTTACAGCAAGAAACCGATATTGAGTTGGTCAGCCAATTTGGGACCTCTGAGATCGGATTGCGGTCGCTACAGCAAGCATCGGAATCGGAACTTCCCGATCTGATTCTGCTCGATCTGCGGCTGCCCGGAATGGACGGGCTGGAATCACTTCCCCGGTTTCGCCAGTCAGCGCCGCAGGCGAAGATCATCATTTTGACTCAATCCAATCAACAGCAAGACGTGCTGCGAGCAATCGCATTGGGGGCGTCCGGCTATCTGTTGAAATCGGCAAGGCTAAGCGAAATTACCGAGGGGATTCGCATGGTCGCCCAAGGCGGAGCGTCGCTTGATAAAGGTGTGGCGATGTATTTGTTGGAATCGTTGCAACAGAAGCAAAGCAAGAGTGATGCAAACAACCTGCTAACCGATCGAGAGCTTGAGATTTTGACGTTGATGGCCGACGGTTTCGTCAAAAAGGAAATCGCAGCACGACTAAAAATTGGCTATAGCACGGTCGATACCCATGTCGCCCATATCTACGAAAAACTGCAAGTGACCAATGGGCCATCCGCGGTGAATCGAGCTCATCGCCTGGGGATTTTTTCTTAGTTTCTAATAAGATTGCGACCTGCCGAGTGAACAATCGCTTCAGAGGCGGACAAGCTCTCATGGGCGGACATCGCCAGCGGTTTGCCAACAAAGTCAACGGCAATGCTGGGATGCATTCGCGGGTCGAGTTTGTGCTGGCGTGGCGAAGTGGAAGTCGTCAAGAGTTTCGTTCGGTACCCCTGCCCTTCCTTGCGAAACTGACGCACGAATTACGCACGCGGCATGCTTTACCGCATGGCGAGAAAATGCGGATCGATATCAGCTGGATTGCAGTTGCAGCTGGTGTTCGCTGGTCGTGTGAAGCTGCTTGAACCGCTGGATTGCCGAAGGGGATTGCAGCGATTCATCATACGACGGAATCAACTGCTTCATCGTGTTGGCGGCTTGCGGCGTTTCAAGCAAATCAGGCAAGCAGTTTTGGATGACCTGCAGCATCAGCGACACCGAAACCGAGGCTCCGGGCGACGCTCCTAATAACGCCGCAATCGTGTTGTCTTTGTCCGTCACGATCTCGGTGCCGTAGTGAACGATGCCCGCTTCGCCGTCTTGACGTTTGATCGCTTGGACGCGGATGCCCGCGTCGACCAATCGCCAATCGTTGGTTTGAGCCTCAGGGTAAAACGTCCGCAGCAGCTTCATCCGGCTGGCCATACTTTGAAGCCCTTGTTGGACCAAGTACTTGACCAACGGCAGGTTGTAGGCGCCCACTTTCAATAGCGATGCGATATTGTCGGGACGGATCGAGAAGGGCAAATCAGTAATATGACCTTGGTCTTTGAGAAAACGGGTGGTCCAAGCCGCAAACGGGCCGAACAGGATCGCTTTCTTGCCATCAATGACTCGGGTGTCCAGATGCGGGACCGCCATCGTCGGTGCTTCGTCTTGTGCTTGTCCATACACCTTGGCTTGATGCTGAGCGACGATTGCCGGATCGTCACACACCAACCACTGGCCGCCGATTGGAAATCCACCAAAACCTTTGCTTTCGGGAATACCCGATTTTTGCAGCAAAGGCAGGCTGCCACCGCCGGCGCCAATGAAAACAAATTTTGCCGAGGTCTTGAACGTCTGCTTGCGTGTGAGGTCTCGGACCGTGACGTCCCAACCGTGGGCGGTGCGGTGAAGGTCGCTGACGCGATGGTGAGTCGCCACGCCACAGCCCTCTTGATCGGCCAACCACTGGATCAATTTTCGCGACAGCGATCCAAAGTTGACGTCCGTTCCCGAGGTCATTCGTGTGGCAGCGATCGGAGTGGAATCGCGTCCATTGACCAGCAGCGGAGCCCATTGCCGAATGGTGTCACGGTCGGTCGAAAATTCCATGTCGGCAAAGAAATGATGCGACGACATGGCTTCGTAACGGGCCTTCAAAAAGTCGACCTGTTCCTGCCCATGAACAAAGCTGATGTGAGGGACCGGGTTGATGAACTCGTGCGGCGAATCAATCATCCCCTCGGCGACGGCGTGACCCCAAAATTGTCGCGATTGTTCGAACTGTTCAAAAATCGAAATCGCGTTCGATACGTCCACGGAACCATCGGGGTTGCGGTCGGGCGTATAGCTCAATTCACAGATCCCGGCATGACCGGTGCCCGCATTGTTCCAGGCGTTCGAGCTTTCTTGAGCGAGTTCTTCAGAGACTTCGAAAAGTTGAATCTTCAGCTCGGGACGCAACCGCTTGAGCATCGCGCCGAGATTGGCGGACATAATGCCACTGCCGATCAGAATGACATCGGGATGGTCGATATACATTAAACTCGCAGAAAAGAAGTACAGGGTGAAAAGTGCTAAAACCCGTTTTTGCGATCAGGGAAGGGGCGCCCTCGCTCAGGCGGACGCAGCGGAATGATTTCCAAGCCGCCCGCTAGTTCAGGGCGACTGCTAATTCAGCCCGCCCCACTAAGTCAGCCCACCCGCTACGTCAAATTGAACGCGGCTTTCAGTTCATCGATAACGCTATCGGGCATCGATGCAACTTCGCCAATCGCTTTCGCATTGATAACCGCTTCGGCCGTCGATTCGAGTACCTCCAGTCGGTCGAAGGTATCCAATACGCTGCGTCCGGTAACGATGACCCCGTCGTTTTCGAGAATCGCAGCGGGCATGGATTCGGAGATGTAGCCAGCCAACTGTTTATCGTCGCGATATTGGATGCCGTAGGGGACGCGGCGGACATCGCGAAGGAAAACATAACTTTCCGGAATCGTTCGCACATCAAACTGCGAATCGGTTGTACTAAACGCCGTCGCGTTGACCGGATGCGCGAACACGATTGCTTGAACGGAGGGATGTTTTTCGTAAATCGCCTGATGAGCACGCGCGGCTCGACTGGCGAGTTTGCCGGCTTCGCGACGATTCCCGCTGACGAGAACAAGGTCCTCGACATTGAGCAGTTCTCGGTCCTTTTGAGTCGGCGTGATCAAGAACGATTCATGATCAAGCCGCGCCGAGAAACTGCCTTCGGTGCTGATCAGCAAGCGTTGACGACAACCGCGGCGGACAAACTCGCACAACTGGCGACGCAGTTCTTGTTCCTTGGGCGTTGCCGTAGCCGGTTCGTACGAGTCGAAATCGACTCCTCGATCGGCCGCTTGTTGCAGGTGGGCGTCGTCAAGGAAGCGGACTTTGCCAAGCTGTGATGCTTTGACCAGCGTTTTGCCGGCAAATTCAAATGCTTCAAATCGCTCAAACGCGCGGGCCAACGATTCACCACCGACCACAACGCCGTGATTTTCCAAGATCACACTGTCGCACCCTTCGGCAAACGTGGCGGCGATGTTGGCGCCGAGCTGCTCGCTTCCGGGACACGCATACGGCGCAAAACCAAGTTGCCCACAAACCGAATGGGCTTGGTGGAACAACCGCGTGTTTGGCGTTTGACGGCAAATACTGAACGCGACCAACGCCACCGGATGGGCGTGGACGATCGCACGAATGTCGGGACGTGCTTCGTAAATCGCCTTGTGAAACGGGAACTCCGAGGAAGGCGGATGCAGCCCGTCGACGGTTCCGTCGGCTTTGACGCAAACGATGTCCTTGCGAGTCAGATTGCCTTTGTCGACACGAGCCGGTGAGATCCAGATGTCACCCGCTTCATCGCGGATCGATAGATTGCCGCCCGATGTGGTGGTCATGCGATATCGATAGATACGATCCATCGTTTGCATAATCTCATCGCGAGGGTGAATCAAATGGCGTTTCGCAGTCATTGGAACTGTCTTTTAAGAATGAAATGTAAGTAGCACAGGCTGCCAGCCTGTTTTCAAAGCTGGAGTACAGGCTGCCAGCCTGTAGCTGAAATCGTAGTGCAGGCTGCCAGCCTGCCATAGCACTCGGGCGGCACAAACCGCCCGGTCAAAATCGACGTTCCACTCGCTGCCACCGGGCGAGGCCCCGAGGCGTGCCGCTACCGAAGTAGACGGCATTGGCCGTAAAACACTGAGGCGTGTACCCGACCCGGCCGCTGACGTGTCGCGGCTCAGGCTTGCCGTTGGCCCTTACAGCGGGCGGACGACTGAAGTGCTGCGGTAGTAATCCATCAACGTTTCGACCGACAGCACACCGCCGCCTAGACCGCTCTTGTTCACCCCACCATAAGGAACGCCTTGGGCGAACACGTTGTGTGCGTTGATCCAGCTGTTGCCGGCGACCATCGACTCGGCGACGCGTGCGGCACGGTCCATGTCTTTGGTCCACACGCTATTGGCCAATCCGTACTGGGTGTCGTTGACCAATTCGATCGCTTCTTCTTCGCTATCGAAGACGCCTAGATAGGCTACCGGGCCGAAGATCTCTTCACGAGCGGCGACGTTGTCCATCGAACCGGCTAACAAGGAGGGCTCGATATAGTTGCCGTCGTTTCCGTCGACGGTGGCTTCACCGCCTCCGCAAAGACACTTCGCTCCTTGAGCCTGGCCTTTTTCTAAGTAGCCGAGGACACGTTCACGCTGCTTTGGATTGACGACGGGGCCCATCTCGCTTGACGGATCCAGCGGATGGCCAACGCGAACGTTCTTCATCAATTCAACACAACGCTCGGCGAATTCGTCATAGATATTGCGATGGACCAACCAACGGGTCGCATCACAGCAGACTTGTCCCGAGTGAAACGTGATCGCGCCAACCAGTTTCTCAGCGGTTTCAGCGACATCGACGTCATCGAATACCACTGCCGCTCCCTTGCCACCGAGTTCCAATTTGACCGGTACCAAGTTGCGTCCGCATGTTTCGCCGACCAATTGGCCGACTTCGGGGGACCCGGTGAACGACATTCGTTTGATGTTTGGATTGGCGGTCAACGCGGCACCGGCGGTGGCACCTCGTCCGGTGACGACATTGATCACGCCGTCAGGCACGCCGACTTTCTTGGCCAACCGAGCCAGATAGATCGCTGACATCGAAGTGTCTTCGGCCGGTTTGATAATGACGGTATTGCCAGCAGCAAGTGCCGGTGAAATCCCCCAGCCGATCAGCAGGAATGGAAAGTTCCACGGAAAAATGAACGCACATGCACCCCAAGGTTGTTTGTAAGTCCAAGCGTCGTAGCCTTCGACATCCAACTTCGTACGGGGTTCGACTTGGCCAGCGAGTTTGACAAAGTATCGCAACGTATCGACAAAGTTCTGCACGTCCCCTTGCGCTTGAGCTTCGATCTTTCCTGCGTCGAGTGCTTCGATTTGCGCAATGATCGGTTTGTGTTCCTCAACGGCGTCGGCCAAACGCAACAGGATCGCGCTGCGGTCGTCGTACGACAATGCGGCCCAAGCTGGAAACGCTTCGCCAGCGATCTCGACGGCACGATCGATTTCCGATGCGTCCAGATCGTGAATGTTAGCGAGATGTTCGCCGGAACCAGGATCCAAGGTTGCCACGACCTTTCCCGATGCGGCAGGGAAATCTTTGCCGCCGACAAAACTAGGTAGATCTCCGCGGCTGAGGAATTCTGCGACTTCGGGAAGCCGATTGCTGGTTGAAACGCTCATGACATACCTTTGGTTAAATGCAAGAAAAAGTTTCGTTTAGGGAGGGATTGGTGCGACGGGCGGCGTTTGACATCGCAATGGTGGCAACGCTCCATCGTACCTTTATTTTCCACCGCGTACCAATTCGGTAAAACGCTGTCGTGTCTGCTCCCACAACTCCGAGGACTCGGGTTTATAGGTAGCAATCGTAAACGAATCGTGAACCACGCCGCGGAGTTCGCTCAGCGATTCCAAATCGCCCATCGCCATCGCCTGGATCAATACATTACCGATCGCCGTCGCCTCGACGGGGCCAGCATACACTGTACGGCCGGTGGCGTTGGCCGCCAATTGGTTTAGCAGCGTGCTTTGGCTGCCTCCGCCGACAATGTGCAGCTTCGAAATCTGGCGACCGGTCAATCTCTGCACCGTATCGAGTGTCCGTCCGTACAATAATGCCAAGCTCTCGAGGATACAGCGAGCGTATTGTCCAGGAGTTTCAGGGACCGGTTGATTGGTTTCTTGGCAATACGAATCGATCGCCGTCGGCATGTCCGCGGGACTCATGAATCGAGGGTCATCCGGATTGATCAGCGAACGAAACGGCTCGGCTTGTTCGGCAAGCTGGTTGATTTCAGCGTAGTCGAGCGATTGCCCCTGCCTTGCCCAGCTTCGCCGTGATTCCTGCAATAACCACAGCCCGACGATGTTCTTGAGGAAACGCGTGGTACCGTTGAGTCCGGCTTCGTTGGTGAAGTTTTCCGCGAGAACGTCATTGTTGATCCGAGGATCCGGCAATTCGATACCGATCAACGACCACGTTCCCGAACTCAGATAGGCCCAATCGTCCCCCTCCGCCGGCACCGCTGCGACCGCAGCCCCGGTGTCGTGCGAACACGTCGCAATCACTTCGACAGGCGCCAATCCGGTCTCGTCACGTACCTCGGTAAGCAAGGGGCCAAGCCGAGTCCCCGAGGCAACGATCGGGGGAAAAATTTTCTCAGGCAATTTAAATTGCTGGATGAGCTCGGCGGACCATTGGCCTGTGGTGGGATTGTACAGCTGCGTGGTGCTGGCCAAGCTCACCTCGGCACGCCCGACACCACAAAACAGATAGTTCAAGTAGTCGGCGATGTTTAGAAACTGGTCCGCGATCTGCAACAGATCGGAGTTTTCGTTCACATCGGCGATCAGGTGATACAGCGTGTTGATCGCCATAAATTGGATGCCGGTTTCGGCAAAGATCACCTCACGACCCGGTTTCTCTAATGCAGCCGCATAGGTTCGTTCGGTCCGTGCGTCACGATATTGATAGGGCAGCCCCAACATCGGTTGGCGATCATTGAACAACACATAATCGACGCCCCACGAATCGACACTCATGCCGGATGCCGTTACGCCTCGAGCGGCCACCATCCGCAGACCTTGCTTGAGTTCGTCAAAGATCCGGGTGATGTTCCAACGCAGCGAATTTTGAATCTTCGTCGCGCCGTTTGCGAAGCGATGAATCTCTTCGAGTGTCAAGCGTCCGTCGCGGAGCGTGCCCAAGATGACACGTCCACTCTCGGCGCCCAAGTCGCAGGCGATGTAATGTTTTTCCATTATAGTTTCAGCGCACGTTGGCGATAATGTTCGTCGATCCGGTTGGCAATCCGGTCCACGTCGTCAGGTTCTAGGAACGTCGGTCCGCCAAGTGCCGCGGCACCAACAAAGATTTCGGCCGATTTGTGAGCCATCAACATCGCGGCTTTGACCGCACCCGGCGTTTTGCCAAGCGTGATCAGCCCATGGTTCTGCAGCAGGATCACTCTTGGTGGGGCTCCGAATTCGTCGATGAATTTTTGACACTTCTCGCGAATGACTTGCGACAGCTTGAGTCCAGGATCCGTGTACGGCACCAACACCGATTGGGGACCGCAACAAACGATCTCGTCGGGGAACAGCTTTCGCGTGGCGAATTGCTCCGCCAACGGCGAACACAAAATCTGGTTCACCGTGACGCTGTGAGTATGCCCGACGTACTCGATCCCTGGTAACGACAACAGGTAGGCATGGAACAGCGTTTCGACCGACGGCTTTTTCGACTTGGGGTCGACACGGCAAGCAAACAATTGGTCTTCGATCTGTTGGTCGCTCAACTCGTCGTTACCGAGCATTTCAAGCAGCGGAGCAAAATGACATGCAACCAGGTCGTCTTCGCTGAGCGTTTCCAAGCAACTGCCGCTGGCTTTGACGAAAAACGTCTTGTCGTCAATCTTGGCCGACGTGTTGCCTTCACCAAGGATCGCCAATTGTCGACGCTCGTCGCCGAGGAACTGCGACAGCGAAATCAGTTCTTGTAAGGTTGCGTTTGAGTTCATTTTGTTTGCTTTATAAGGAAGCTTTGCTCGGGTCGGTCCCGCGGTATCCGCGGGGCCGTTTGATAGATTCGCCGCTAATCTTCATTCACCGGCGAAGTCCATTCGCCAGCGATGATGCTGGCTCGGTGGCAAGTGCTTAGGTTTGCCGTCTCGTTTACTGTCGCCCGTACAACGGGCCGAACGTTTCGCAGGCACGGAAATCAGCGGATTCACGATTTTCGGTGCCGAAGGCGTTCCAAGTGCTCGGACGGAAAATGCGATCTTCGGCAACGTTGTGCATGTAAACCGGGATCCGTAGTATCGACGCCAACGTGATGAACAAATGACCGACGTGACCGGCAGTCAAGACACAGTGATTGGCGCCCCAGTGGTTCATGACTTCGTACGTCGAAGAGAACGCACCGCGGCCGGTGATCGTTGGCGCGAACCAGGTCGTCGGCCACGTCGGGTTGGTGCGTTGGTCCAAAACATCATGGACGTCATCGGGAAGGTCGACGGTGTAGCCTTCGGCGATTTGAAGTGCGGGGCCGAGTCCTGCGATCAAGTTGATACGGGTCATCGTCGACGGCATCCCACCGCGAGTGCGGTAGCGGGTGCTCATGCCGCCGCCGGGAAAGTATTCCGTGATCGACGGATGCCAAGTCGTGGCCTGCAAACACTTCTGCACTTCGTCGTCGGTGATCTCCCAAAACGGCTTCATCGTCGGTTGGCCGTCTTGTTCCTGTTGCCCGGTACCATCGAGAGTCGCTGGGCCCGAATTGATCAAGTGCAGCAGCCCATCTTTGGCGTGGCCATCGGGACGGTAACCGTCACATGCACCGGCGATCGCGTCGGGGCTCCAGTACGTCCGCAAGTCGGCAAAGATCTGGGCCGTGTTGGTCAACAGGTGGCCAAACAGCATCGTCGCGCCATTTAACGCATCGTTTTCAGTGGCAACGATGTAGGGAGCCCGTTTGCCGTTCCAATCGAAGGACGAGTTCAAAATGGCTTCGAGGAAGTCACCATTGGGAAAATGATCGGTCCATTGACGTTGGCCCTGAAAACCGGCTGCGATCGCTTGATGCCCCTGAGCTTGTTCGCCAAGTCCCATTTCCGTCAATCGAGGGTTGCCGACCATCAAGTCACGAGCGATCAACGCCATCTTCACGCTGTCGGACCATTCGCTGTCGAGTTGTTCGCGGCTGCGAACTTGATCCTCGGCGTTGTAATCTTTGCCTTCGGGGCAGTTTTCCTTGACCCACGCCAATGCTTGTTCATATTCCTCGGGATCAAATTGGTCCTTTTGCATGCGGCCAATAAACTCGCTCATGTCGATGTCTTCGACCCGCATACCCAGCCATTTTTCCCAGAAACTTTGGTCGACGACTGATCCCGCGATACCCATCGAGGTGCCACCCATCGAAAGGTACGCTTTGCCTCGCATCAGCGCGACGGCTAGTCCGCAACGGGCAAAGCTAAGCAATTTGTGCTGCACATCGTCGGGGATCACCGAATCGCCAGCGTCCTGGACGTCACGGCCGTAGATTCCAAAGGCGGGCAATCCTTTTTGCGAGTGACCCGCCAACACCGCAGCCAAATACACCGCACCTGGCCGTTCGGTGCCATTGAATCCCCACACCGCCTTGGGACGCAGTGGATCCATGTCCATCGTTTCCGAACCGTAACACCAACATGGGGTGACGGTCAGCGACACGCCCACGTTTTCGCGGCGAAACAACGCTTCGGTCGCGGCCGCTTCGGCGACACCGCCGATACACGGGTTCGCGACCACGCACTGAACCGGTTCGCCATTGGGGTAACGGATGTTTTCGGTTAGCAGCGTTTTGACGCGTTGAGCCAAGGCTTGCGTTTGCTCTTCAAGCGATTCCCGCACTCCCCCCAATCGTCCATCGATCGTGGGGCGGATACCGATCTTAGGTAGCTCGCCTTGCCAAACGGTAGTGATGTCCGCCATCGAAAAATCCTTTGTGTAAAGACTTGGAGGTATAGGTTTTTATAGGGGGTGTGAAGCTGGCTCGGCGAAGTGCCCGGCAATGAATTTGATCGTGATTCTGTCCGTAGTGCCAGCGAACGGAGTTTGTCTTGACTATGATTTGATTGACTGAAGTGGTGCCACGCGAACCTTGTTTCAGGCGGCGAAAATCGCCACGCATTCCGCTATCGGCATTCAAGTCACCAATCGTCTCTGTGAGATTCGCTGCCGCACCGGGCAAACCCCATGCGGCGTGACAACGCGGGACGCCGTTCGCCGCGAGCGACTCGGGGCACGATGACACGACCGGCTCAGCCCGTGCGTCCTTGATTCTAAAGCTAATAATACCGGCGATCAATCTTGCTACAATAACGATACGCGACAGATCGTTAATGTTTTGCGTCAATGCTGGAGCATGAATTTACCCTTATGAAGCAGAAATTACGCCCTCAAATCGCTCTCCTTGTCGAGGCGTCTCGTGCCTACGGGCGGGAATTGCTTCGTGGAGTTTCCCATTTCGCTCGAACGCAAGTCAATTGGTCGCTGCTGCACGAAGAGATGTTGCTCGATTCGGCGATGCCGGATTGGATGACCAACACGCGGATCGATGGCGTGATTGCTCGAGTCGATACGCATACGATCGAGCCGCTGCGAAAATTGAATGTGCCGATGGTCGATGTTCGCTGCAATCGAAAATTTACAGGCGTTCCCCAAGTCGAAACCGACAATCGACGTGTTGCCGAATTGGCGCTCGAGCATCTTTGGAATCGCGGATTTCGTCGCTTTGCGTTTTGTGGGTTTCGGTTTGCGTCGTATTCCGAAACGCGGCTGGACTATTTTCGCGAACTCGTCACCCAGGCGGGCTGTCCGTTCGAGTTCTATCAATCCGAAGGAAAACCGGGCACTCCGCTGATGGGGCTTGAACGCGCCGATGTCAAAGACATGGAGCGGATGTCCGAGTGGCTGCGGACGCTTCAACGCCCCACTGGTTTATTTGTTTGTAACGACATCCGCGGACAACAGGTGCTCAACGCATGTCGCAAAGCCGATATTGCCGTTCCTGATGACATTGGTGTCATCGGTGTCGATGATGATGACGCGATTTGTTTGATGTGCGATCCACCTCTGACCAGCGTCCGGCCGGATGCATCGCGGGTCGGTTATCGTGCCGCAGAACTGCTGCACGAAATGCTGAACGGGTTGCAACCCGAATCCGAGATCGAGTTCATCCCGCCGACGGCAGTTTCCGAGCGTTTGTCGACCGAAGTGGTCGCAGTCGATGATATCGAGCTTGCAAAAGTTTGCCGATTCATTCGTCTGCACGCTTGCGACGGGATCAACGTCAACGATGTCACCCAATCAACATCGCTGTCGCGGCGGCAATTGGAACGTCGTTTTCGTGAGGTGTTGGGCCGTACGCCTCACGAACAAATCATGGCAACGCAAATCGAGCGGACCAAACAATTGCTTCGCGAAACCGACATGACACTCGAACAGCTCGCACCCAGGGCCGGTTACAGCCATAAAGAAAGTTTGTGTGCCGTTTTTAAACGCGAAACCGGTCAGACGCCCGGTGATTATCGTGCGAAACACCAAGTGGATAATCGCAAGTGATTAGGCGACGCGGTTAAAGAAGTTGCCGGTCGATCCGAGTTGCTTGCCTAGTGCTTGTTCAAACTTTTCGACGTTCACTCCGTTGTCTTCGAGGACCTGAGTCCATGCCGCGCGGACGGATTCGGATGAAACATTTCCCGATTGGCTCTCTTGCTGCTCGGTGAGCGTTTCAATCAATTGGTTCAACAGTTCGTCGACATCGGTTTCATCCACATCCGCCGCCAACAGCGCCGACTCCACCGTCGACGAATCCTCCTCGGCGGCTTTGCGTCCGCCGCCTCGAGGTGGGCCGGGTGGCCGATTGCCCTGGATCGCCTCACCGACTTTTTCGGAATCGATACCGTTGGCTTCTAGCACGCCATCGATCGCCGATCGAATGGCGGTTTCGCTGGTCGAACCTGACGCCGAACTCGACTTGACCTCCTCGACCGCTTCTTCCACCTGACTCAGGACACTCGAGGCGGTCGAATCGTCCACTCCCACCGCGGTCAACGCAGCGGCAAGCGCTTCTTGTTTCTTTGGAGGCGGGCCTTGGGCCGGTCGGCTAGTGGCAGAGGCTTGGCTACTAAACGACGAAGCCGATGCGGAGATGTTCATGTCGCTTTCTCGATTTAGATTGCTGAGTTCGGCACCAGGCAACCCTATGCTTGATGCGATCACTGTGGTCATCTTCGTGGTTT from the Novipirellula caenicola genome contains:
- a CDS encoding class II aldolase/adducin family protein; amino-acid sequence: MNSNATLQELISLSQFLGDERRQLAILGEGNTSAKIDDKTFFVKASGSCLETLSEDDLVACHFAPLLEMLGNDELSDQQIEDQLFACRVDPKSKKPSVETLFHAYLLSLPGIEYVGHTHSVTVNQILCSPLAEQFATRKLFPDEIVCCGPQSVLVPYTDPGLKLSQVIREKCQKFIDEFGAPPRVILLQNHGLITLGKTPGAVKAAMLMAHKSAEIFVGAAALGGPTFLEPDDVDRIANRIDEHYRQRALKL
- a CDS encoding L-fucose isomerase; its protein translation is MADITTVWQGELPKIGIRPTIDGRLGGVRESLEEQTQALAQRVKTLLTENIRYPNGEPVQCVVANPCIGGVAEAAATEALFRRENVGVSLTVTPCWCYGSETMDMDPLRPKAVWGFNGTERPGAVYLAAVLAGHSQKGLPAFGIYGRDVQDAGDSVIPDDVQHKLLSFARCGLAVALMRGKAYLSMGGTSMGIAGSVVDQSFWEKWLGMRVEDIDMSEFIGRMQKDQFDPEEYEQALAWVKENCPEGKDYNAEDQVRSREQLDSEWSDSVKMALIARDLMVGNPRLTEMGLGEQAQGHQAIAAGFQGQRQWTDHFPNGDFLEAILNSSFDWNGKRAPYIVATENDALNGATMLFGHLLTNTAQIFADLRTYWSPDAIAGACDGYRPDGHAKDGLLHLINSGPATLDGTGQQEQDGQPTMKPFWEITDDEVQKCLQATTWHPSITEYFPGGGMSTRYRTRGGMPSTMTRINLIAGLGPALQIAEGYTVDLPDDVHDVLDQRTNPTWPTTWFAPTITGRGAFSSTYEVMNHWGANHCVLTAGHVGHLFITLASILRIPVYMHNVAEDRIFRPSTWNAFGTENRESADFRACETFGPLYGRQ
- a CDS encoding class II aldolase/adducin family protein produces the protein MTAKRHLIHPRDEIMQTMDRIYRYRMTTTSGGNLSIRDEAGDIWISPARVDKGNLTRKDIVCVKADGTVDGLHPPSSEFPFHKAIYEARPDIRAIVHAHPVALVAFSICRQTPNTRLFHQAHSVCGQLGFAPYACPGSEQLGANIAATFAEGCDSVILENHGVVVGGESLARAFERFEAFEFAGKTLVKASQLGKVRFLDDAHLQQAADRGVDFDSYEPATATPKEQELRRQLCEFVRRGCRQRLLISTEGSFSARLDHESFLITPTQKDRELLNVEDLVLVSGNRREAGKLASRAARAHQAIYEKHPSVQAIVFAHPVNATAFSTTDSQFDVRTIPESYVFLRDVRRVPYGIQYRDDKQLAGYISESMPAAILENDGVIVTGRSVLDTFDRLEVLESTAEAVINAKAIGEVASMPDSVIDELKAAFNLT
- a CDS encoding response regulator transcription factor yields the protein MDKLIRVMLVEDNVEYREVIRLALQQETDIELVSQFGTSEIGLRSLQQASESELPDLILLDLRLPGMDGLESLPRFRQSAPQAKIIILTQSNQQQDVLRAIALGASGYLLKSARLSEITEGIRMVAQGGASLDKGVAMYLLESLQQKQSKSDANNLLTDRELEILTLMADGFVKKEIAARLKIGYSTVDTHVAHIYEKLQVTNGPSAVNRAHRLGIFS
- the mqo gene encoding malate dehydrogenase (quinone); this translates as MYIDHPDVILIGSGIMSANLGAMLKRLRPELKIQLFEVSEELAQESSNAWNNAGTGHAGICELSYTPDRNPDGSVDVSNAISIFEQFEQSRQFWGHAVAEGMIDSPHEFINPVPHISFVHGQEQVDFLKARYEAMSSHHFFADMEFSTDRDTIRQWAPLLVNGRDSTPIAATRMTSGTDVNFGSLSRKLIQWLADQEGCGVATHHRVSDLHRTAHGWDVTVRDLTRKQTFKTSAKFVFIGAGGGSLPLLQKSGIPESKGFGGFPIGGQWLVCDDPAIVAQHQAKVYGQAQDEAPTMAVPHLDTRVIDGKKAILFGPFAAWTTRFLKDQGHITDLPFSIRPDNIASLLKVGAYNLPLVKYLVQQGLQSMASRMKLLRTFYPEAQTNDWRLVDAGIRVQAIKRQDGEAGIVHYGTEIVTDKDNTIAALLGASPGASVSVSLMLQVIQNCLPDLLETPQAANTMKQLIPSYDESLQSPSAIQRFKQLHTTSEHQLQLQSS
- a CDS encoding rhamnulokinase family protein, which codes for MEKHYIACDLGAESGRVILGTLRDGRLTLEEIHRFANGATKIQNSLRWNITRIFDELKQGLRMVAARGVTASGMSVDSWGVDYVLFNDRQPMLGLPYQYRDARTERTYAAALEKPGREVIFAETGIQFMAINTLYHLIADVNENSDLLQIADQFLNIADYLNYLFCGVGRAEVSLASTTQLYNPTTGQWSAELIQQFKLPEKIFPPIVASGTRLGPLLTEVRDETGLAPVEVIATCSHDTGAAVAAVPAEGDDWAYLSSGTWSLIGIELPDPRINNDVLAENFTNEAGLNGTTRFLKNIVGLWLLQESRRSWARQGQSLDYAEINQLAEQAEPFRSLINPDDPRFMSPADMPTAIDSYCQETNQPVPETPGQYARCILESLALLYGRTLDTVQRLTGRQISKLHIVGGGSQSTLLNQLAANATGRTVYAGPVEATAIGNVLIQAMAMGDLESLSELRGVVHDSFTIATYKPESSELWEQTRQRFTELVRGGK
- a CDS encoding aldehyde dehydrogenase family protein translates to MSVSTSNRLPEVAEFLSRGDLPSFVGGKDFPAASGKVVATLDPGSGEHLANIHDLDASEIDRAVEIAGEAFPAWAALSYDDRSAILLRLADAVEEHKPIIAQIEALDAGKIEAQAQGDVQNFVDTLRYFVKLAGQVEPRTKLDVEGYDAWTYKQPWGACAFIFPWNFPFLLIGWGISPALAAGNTVIIKPAEDTSMSAIYLARLAKKVGVPDGVINVVTGRGATAGAALTANPNIKRMSFTGSPEVGQLVGETCGRNLVPVKLELGGKGAAVVFDDVDVAETAEKLVGAITFHSGQVCCDATRWLVHRNIYDEFAERCVELMKNVRVGHPLDPSSEMGPVVNPKQRERVLGYLEKGQAQGAKCLCGGGEATVDGNDGNYIEPSLLAGSMDNVAAREEIFGPVAYLGVFDSEEEAIELVNDTQYGLANSVWTKDMDRAARVAESMVAGNSWINAHNVFAQGVPYGGVNKSGLGGGVLSVETLMDYYRSTSVVRPL